GTTATTTTCCTAAAAAATAGAACTCTACGTATGATTTCTCCTATTTCATCCATAATAATATGCTATAAAGTGTACATTTTTTTATGCCTGTAAATTAGCAGCTAGGTTTATCATTGTCCATATTTCAGAATAGATGAAGCAATGTTTACTCATATTCCCACAATATTCTCTACTTTCACTTGCATAATAGTTTACACAGATGTATAATAAAAAAAAAGAGCAGCTAGCTTGTAACTAACTACTCTTTTTTCATGTGAGGTCTGATAGACCCCTAAAAACAACCAAGGTTAGTCTATCACTCCTCCGTTAAAATTACCAGTGGTTTAATCGATAATTATAACTAATAATTATCAAATATATAATGGAGCGTTTATGAAAGATTCCGCACAAGCTCAGATCTATGGCACAATGGCTAAAGACCTTGAGATACATAAAGACCTAAACGGGAAAGTATACGGTATTGCAACCCTCACGGTAAATAAAAGTATAGGCTATAATCCTACCACGGGAGAAGAGTTGTTTGAACCGCAATGGTTCAAAATTCATATTACCGATGAAAGCTTAACTAACTTCTATAAACCCCTACTGCTTAAAGACAAAAAGGTTATCTTTATCGGTGAGCTTGATATTATACAAGCAGATATGGATGACTCTCATGCGCAAGCAATGATCAGAGTAAACAGTCCGCTCGGTATAGCGCTTATGCCTAAAGCCTTTTAATGGTTAAGAATAACCTATAGGGGTTCTAAACATAAACCTCAGATTTTTCCGAGACCACCTATAAGCCGCATAAATAAAAGGCTAGACACCCCAAGTGAGAAATTTCGCCCTTTCCTGCAAACAACCCCTATTATGAATTAGTTATAAAATTATAGTTTGACCTAAGTATAAATAAGTCAAATTAAAAAGATATTAGAGTGCTATACTATCATTACGATTAAGCGCATCATATAGTGTGGATGGCTTTATGCCAAAAGTTCTACAAATTGAAGCTTTGCTAACTCCCTCTTTAATTTGTTTTATGATAGCTTCCATCTTCTCTTCATTAATTACTCTAGGCCTGCCTCCTCTTTTACCTCTCCTCTTTGCTGCCTCAAGACCAGCGAGCACCCTTTCTTTTATTAGAGCCCTTTCGTATTGAGCCAATGTGCCAAATAGCTGAAATAGCATTTCCCCATGAGGAGTGGTTGTATCCATTTGTTCTGTTATGGAACGAAATGCTACTCCTTTCTCACGAAGAGTGGCCATAATATCTAATAAATTATGCAAAGACCGTCCTAAACGATCCAATTTCCAAACTATAAGACAATCTCCTTTATTCAAATATTCTAACGCTTTTTGTAAACCCGGGCGTTTATCTCTAGCTCCACTTGCTTTGTCTTCAAAAATATTTCTTGGGTCAACTCCTGCATTTATTAAAGCATCTTTTTGAAGATCAGTTGATTGACGATCGCTTTCTGATGAAACACGAATGTATCCAATATTCATACGAAAAACCCTAATTTGCACATATCCGAATAGCCTAGCAATGCGACTATATTTATCGTATAGGTTTAGACTACTTTTAGGAAAGTTTCAAGTTCTAAAAAGCACCCTAACGGAAAACACTTGTTTTCCGTTAGTTTAGTTAATGTTATTTGTAATCGGATTTGTATGAATAACTTGTCTATATATTAAAGATTACATTAAATGATGCGTTAAAAAGCATCAGTAGAGAGTGTATAGTTGACATTGCACTATACAATTGTTAATATATTGCATAAACAGCAATATTAAAAGATATCGAAATAAAAATGAAAAATATAGCTATCACAATTAGGGTGCCTAATAAAGAATTGCATATCATTGATGATTATGCGAGAGAAAAAGGAGTTACACGTGCAGAGATATTCCGCGATCTAATAGTTGATACTGCAAACGATATTAAGC
This genomic stretch from Candidatus Jidaibacter acanthamoeba harbors:
- a CDS encoding single-stranded DNA-binding protein, which gives rise to MKDSAQAQIYGTMAKDLEIHKDLNGKVYGIATLTVNKSIGYNPTTGEELFEPQWFKIHITDESLTNFYKPLLLKDKKVIFIGELDIIQADMDDSHAQAMIRVNSPLGIALMPKAF
- a CDS encoding recombinase family protein, with amino-acid sequence MNIGYIRVSSESDRQSTDLQKDALINAGVDPRNIFEDKASGARDKRPGLQKALEYLNKGDCLIVWKLDRLGRSLHNLLDIMATLREKGVAFRSITEQMDTTTPHGEMLFQLFGTLAQYERALIKERVLAGLEAAKRRGKRGGRPRVINEEKMEAIIKQIKEGVSKASICRTFGIKPSTLYDALNRNDSIAL
- a CDS encoding ribbon-helix-helix protein, CopG family, with product MKNIAITIRVPNKELHIIDDYAREKGVTRAEIFRDLIVDTANDIKHKKRKEKLIAASKKVSQHNISEAIQLEDTLEDGLKND